The proteins below come from a single Salinilacihabitans rarus genomic window:
- a CDS encoding cation:proton antiporter has translation MAIEGFVVGMVVAGIAVLGVVLLPRLVSERAVSLPIVYLAFGAVVFSLAPTLPDPDPIENAAIAERLTELGVIVALMGAGLKLDRRPQWPEWASTARLLGITMPLSIGLAALVGLWAGLLLPTALLLGAVIAPTDPVLAAEVQVPKPGAGMEAEPDPEQAGMEDEVRFALTSEAGLNDGLAFPFTYLAILVAYVGYDPAAWIGEWALVYVAYKIVVGTLAGGGLGWLVAAVTFGVAAETSLSRSLRGLEAVAGTLLVYGVVELLGGYGFIGVFVAALTMRQYERRHDYQEALHAVAEMAEYLLMAAIVILFGGALASGLLEPLTWDLVFAGLAIVFLVRPVAGAVGLAGFDRDWRERAVVAFFGIRGIGSFYYLSYGLNVAPFRDGDELWALVGFVVLTSILVHGATASPTITWLEEAMGEE, from the coding sequence ATGGCGATCGAGGGGTTCGTCGTCGGGATGGTCGTCGCGGGAATCGCCGTCCTCGGCGTGGTCCTGTTGCCGCGACTCGTCTCCGAGCGCGCGGTGTCGCTGCCGATCGTCTACCTCGCGTTCGGCGCGGTCGTCTTCTCGCTGGCGCCGACGCTGCCCGACCCGGACCCGATCGAGAACGCCGCCATCGCCGAGCGGCTGACGGAGTTGGGGGTGATCGTCGCGCTGATGGGCGCGGGGCTGAAACTCGACCGGCGGCCGCAGTGGCCGGAGTGGGCCTCGACGGCCCGCCTGCTCGGGATCACGATGCCGCTGTCGATCGGGCTGGCGGCGCTGGTTGGCCTGTGGGCGGGGTTGCTCCTGCCGACCGCGCTGTTGCTCGGCGCGGTGATCGCGCCCACCGACCCCGTCCTCGCCGCGGAGGTGCAGGTGCCGAAACCGGGCGCGGGGATGGAGGCCGAACCCGACCCCGAGCAGGCCGGCATGGAGGACGAGGTCCGGTTCGCGCTCACCTCGGAGGCGGGGCTGAACGACGGCCTCGCGTTCCCGTTTACCTACCTCGCGATCCTCGTGGCGTACGTCGGCTACGACCCCGCGGCGTGGATCGGCGAGTGGGCGCTGGTCTACGTCGCGTACAAGATCGTCGTGGGCACGCTTGCGGGGGGTGGCCTCGGCTGGCTCGTCGCCGCCGTCACGTTCGGCGTCGCCGCGGAGACGTCGCTGTCGCGCTCGCTGCGGGGCCTGGAGGCCGTCGCGGGGACGCTGCTGGTCTACGGCGTCGTGGAACTGCTCGGGGGGTACGGCTTCATTGGCGTCTTCGTCGCCGCGCTCACGATGCGCCAGTACGAGCGCAGACACGACTACCAGGAGGCGCTACACGCCGTCGCCGAGATGGCCGAGTACCTGCTGATGGCCGCGATCGTGATTCTCTTCGGCGGCGCGCTCGCGAGCGGCCTCCTCGAACCGCTCACGTGGGACCTCGTGTTCGCGGGGCTGGCCATCGTCTTCCTCGTCCGGCCCGTCGCCGGCGCCGTCGGGCTGGCGGGGTTCGACCGCGACTGGCGCGAGCGCGCGGTCGTCGCCTTCTTCGGCATCCGCGGCATCGGCTCGTTCTACTACCTGTCGTACGGCCTCAACGTCGCCCCCTTCCGGGACGGCGACGAGCTCTGGGCGCTTGTGGGCTTTGTCGTCCTGACGTCGATCCTCGTCCACGGCGCCACGGCCTCGCCGACGATCACGTGGCTGGAGGAGGCGATGGGCGAGGAGTGA